One stretch of Schizosaccharomyces pombe strain 972h- genome assembly, chromosome: III DNA includes these proteins:
- a CDS encoding carboxylesterase, type B family protein, translated as MYESPIILGSKPCTLNIPGMGVLHGLTVLDENGKEKCHRFTGIRYAKPPVGKLRWRRPVTLEDGYDYSGDYNQFKTICPQPFYNNRKNQVRNPDFKYDEDCLFLNIWVPAGEKPAEGWPVLYFIHGGWLQVGNPLHYRQCDPQDLQADGSPAKFILVSPGHRLNLFGFLAGKELLEEDPKSSNFGFWDQRLGLEWTYKHIESFGGNKENIAVGGISAGSYSALFQLIYETYHPEANQIIKRALLLSNGLSVQPKSVEESQIQFNELAQKFGIPLELSSAEKLEKLRAIPFQDLADNILNLRLHTFRAVTDGDFVNPNTFKDIYDGTFGKRIRDSGRELIIGEVNNEHSIYANTNPPKSKEDLFNQVNNYYPEKVTKALLELYPKVPDMEDEKEYLAAIKALFGSIVSDMQVYASTRVLINGLVKGGVPLEKIYRYRIAFRGKFFDKYEPPESLVPHAGDLGLWFYNVVDGILPEEIPIYKAWLKSYGEWMSTGKTDWGTTKTEEYRLLDADGTIKVVDDEKWDWGLKVGRTVAGVFGLN; from the coding sequence ATGTATGAGTCTCCAATTATCTTAGGCTCCAAGCCTTGCACACTTAATATCCCTGGAATGGGTGTGCTGCATGGATTGACTGTTTTGGATGAAAACGGTAAAGAGAAATGTCATAGATTCACCGGCATTCGTTACGCCAAACCTCCAGTGGGGAAATTGAGATGGAGAAGACCTGTTACACTTGAAGACGGTTATGACTATAGTGGGGATTACAACCAATTTAAAACTATATGCCCACAGCCTTTTTACAACAATCGCAAGAATCAGGTTCGTAATCCAGATTTTAAGTATGATGAAGACTGTTTGTTCTTAAATATTTGGGTCCCTGCTGGAGAGAAACCAGCTGAAGGTTGGCCTGTACTCTATTTTATTCATGGAGGATGGCTCCAAGTAGGAAACCCTCTACACTACAGACAGTGTGATCCACAGGATTTGCAAGCAGATGGTTCTCCAGCTAAGTTCATCTTGGTTTCACCGGGCCATAGACTTAATTTGTTTGGGTTCCTTGCTGGCAAGGAACTATTGGAAGAGGACCCTAAAAGCAGTAACTTTGGATTTTGGGATCAACGTCTGGGCTTGGAGTGGACCTACAAGCATATTGAATCGTTTGGCGGCAATAAAGAGAACATTGCAGTTGGCGGAATTAGTGCTGGATCATACAGTGCATTGTTCCAACTGATTTACGAAACCTATCATCCTGAAGCTAACCAAATCATTAAGCGCGCGTTACTCCTATCAAATGGATTGTCAGTTCAACCCAAGTCAGTAGAGGAATCTCAAATTCAATTCAACGAGTTAGCCCAAAAGTTTGGCATTCCATTGGAACTGAGCAGTGCGGAAAAGCTTGAGAAACTTCGGGCCATTCCCTTTCAAGATTTAGCAGACAATATTCTGAATCTTCGTTTGCATACATTCAGAGCTGTTACAGATGGAGATTTTGTAAACCCAAACACTTTTAAAGATATATACGACGGTACTTTTGGTAAAAGGATAAGAGATTCTGGTAGAGAGTTGATTATTGGTGAAGTAAACAACGAGCATTCCATTTATGCAAATACAAATCCACCAAAGTCCAAGGAGGATTTGTTTAACCAAGTTAACAACTATTATCCAGAGAAGGTTACCAAAGCACTCTTAGAGTTGTACCCCAAAGTCCCCGATATGGAAGATGAAAAGGAATACTTAGCAGCCATTAAGGCCCTTTTCGGAAGCATCGTCTCTGACATGCAAGTCTATGCTTCCACCAGAGTTTTAATTAATGGACTCGTTAAAGGCGGAGTTCCCTTGGAGAAAATATACAGGTATCGTATTGCTTTCAGAGGAAAGTTCTTTGATAAGTATGAACCTCCCGAGAGTCTTGTTCCCCATGCTGGAGATTTAGGTCTTTGGTTCTACAATGTTGTTGATGGTATTTTACCTGAGGAAATCCCCATTTACAAAGCATGGCTAAAATCTTATGGAGAATGGATGTCTACTGGCAAGACAGATTGGGGCACAACGAAGACCGAAGAGTATCGTTTGTTGGATGCAGATGGCACCATTAAAGTTGTGGACGATGAGAAATGGGACTGGGGTCTTAAAGTTGGCCGCACTGTTGCTGGCGTATTTGGTCTTAATTAA
- a CDS encoding NADH:ubiquinone reductase complex subunit: MPFRAALRKVPVELYPLGAAVATAVGFATYSMGKKLLADPNVHIDPTVRRTI; this comes from the coding sequence ATGCCTTTCCGTGCTGCTCTTCGTAAAGTCCCCGTCGAACTCTATCCTTTAGGTGCTGCTGTAGCTACTGCTGTTGGCTTTGCTACATATAGCATGGGCAAGAAATTGCTCGCAGACCCCAATGTTCATATCGATCCTACCGTTCGTCGTACCATCTAA
- the acs1 gene encoding acetyl-CoA ligase, which produces MTKNPVDHTLIIEPPVRLHGDPTVPKPNIASLDEYKRMYEESINDPSTFWGNMARDMMTWDKQFSTVVQGSIDKADSAWFADGAISPCYNLVDRHAIARPDAVALIYEADEPNQGRYITYRELLASVSQCAGALQSMGVGMGDRVAIYMPMIPETIIAMLAIVRLGAIHSVIFAGFSAESVADRVNDSECKVIITADESHRGGKRIPLKGVVNKALTECPTIKKVLVFQRSAEPTASMVEGRDVWWHDIIPKFPRYCPPAVVNPEHPLFLLYTSGSTGKPKGVVHCTGGYLLGAAATCKYVFDLHPTDRMGCAGDVGWITGHTYIVYGPLMLGAATLVFESTPAYPDYSRYWSVVERHRLTQWYIAPTAIRLLQRAGNEFVKHDRSSLRVLGSVGEPIAPESFMWYYEVVGEKRCAVADTYWQTETGSHIVTSLGPVTPMKPGSATLPFFGIDAVIIDPLTGKIIEGNDVEGVLAIRSPWPSAARTVWRGHDRYIDTYLKPYPGFYFTGDGATRDKDGYIWIRGRVDDVVNISGHRLSTAEIEAALLSHDAVAESAVVGVHDELTGQAVNAFILLKPGYEATVELEKELIMAVRSTIGPFASPRKLIFSDLPKTRSGKIMRRILRKILAGEVDQIGDLSTLADPKVVEHIIHAVHYAHQKKP; this is translated from the coding sequence atgaCGAAAAATCCTGTCGATCACACACTCATTATAGAACCTCCGGTTCGTCTTCATGGCGATCCCACCGTCCCTAAACCTAACATTGCTAGTTTGGATGAGTATAAACGTATGTATGAAGAGTCAATTAATGACCCATCCACTTTTTGGGGTAACATGGCTCGCGACATGATGACTTGGGACAAACAATTCAGCACTGTCGTCCAAGGTTCCATCGACAAGGCAGATAGTGCTTGGTTCGCTGATGGTGCCATTTCCCCTTGTTATAATTTAGTCGATCGTCATGCCATTGCTCGCCCAGACGCCGTTGCCTTGATTTATGAAGCTGATGAGCCCAATCAGGGTCGCTATATCACCTATCGCGAGCTTTTGGCTTCCGTTTCTCAATGTGCCGGTGCTCTCCAGTCCATGGGCGTTGGTATGGGAGATCGTGTTGCCATCTATATGCCTATGATTCCTGAAACAATCATTGCCATGTTGGCCATTGTTCGTTTGGGTGCCATTCATTCTGTTATTTTTGCTGGTTTTTCTGCAGAGTCTGTTGCAGACCGTGTCAATGATTCTGAGTGTAAAGTTATCATTACCGCTGATGAAAGTCATCGTGGTGGTAAACGAATCCCTTTAAAGGGTGTCGTTAACAAAGCCCTTACCGAATGTCCTACCATCAAGAAGGTACTCGTCTTCCAACGCTCTGCTGAGCCTACCGCCAGTATGGTTGAAGGTCGTGATGTCTGGTGGCACGATATTATTCCAAAGTTCCCCCGGTATTGCCCTCCTGCAGTCGTTAATCCAGAGCATCCCTTGTTCCTTCTCTACACTTCTGGAAGTACAGGAAAACCCAAGGGTGTCGTACATTGCACTGGTGGTTACCTTCTTGGCGCTGCTGCTACTTGCAAATACGTTTTCGATTTGCATCCCACGGATCGTATGGGTTGTGCTGGTGATGTCGGTTGGATTACTGGTCATACCTATATTGTATACGGCCCCTTAATGCTTGGTGCTGCTACtcttgtttttgaaagcaCACCAGCTTACCCTGATTACTCTCGTTACTGGAGTGTCGTTGAGCGTCACAGACTGACTCAATGGTATATTGCACCAACTGCCATTCGTCTTCTTCAACGTGCCGGTAATGAATTTGTCAAGCACGATCGCTCTTCTCTTCGTGTCTTGGGTAGTGTTGGTGAACCCATCGCTCCAGAGTCATTTATGTGGTACTACGAAGTAGTTGGTGAGAAAAGATGTGCTGTTGCCGATACTTATTGGCAGACTGAAACAGGTTCTCACATTGTTACTTCTTTGGGACCTGTGACACCCATGAAGCCTGGTTCTGCTACGTTACCCTTTTTCGGTATCGATGCAGTCATCATTGATCCCTTGACTGGCAAGATCATTGAAGGCAACGATGTTGAAGGTGTTCTTGCTATCCGCAGTCCCTGGCCCAGCGCTGCTAGAACTGTTTGGCGCGGTCACGATCGTTACATCGACACCTACTTGAAGCCATATCCTGGGTTCTACTTCACCGGTGATGGTGCTACCCGCGATAAAGATGGTTACATTTGGATTCGTGGACGTGTTGATGATGTTGTCAACATTTCCGGCCATCGTCTGAGTACAGCTGAAATCGAGGCTGCTTTGTTGTCTCATGACGCTGTCGCAGAATCCGCTGTTGTTGGTGTTCATGATGAGCTAACCGGTCAAGCCGTCAATgcctttattttattgaaaccTGGCTATGAAGCTACAGTCGAACTTGAAAAGGAGTTGATCATGGCGGTTCGATCGACAATTGGCCCCTTTGCATCTCCACGCAAGTTAATTTTCAGTGATCTTCCAAAAACTAGAAGTGGTAAAATTATGCGCCGCATTCTCCGTAAGATTTTGGCTGGTGAAGTCGACCAGATTGGAGACTTGAGTACCTTGGCTGACCCTAAGGTTGTTGAGCACATCATCCATGCTGTTCATTATGCCCATCAGAAGAAGCCCTAG
- a CDS encoding uncharacterized protein (Schizosaccharomyces pombe specific protein), whose protein sequence is MRSNNSSLVHCCWVSPPSLTRLPAFPSPRILSPCYCYNKRIRPFRGLTSYRQASYSLGFPLGLLVFLHSLIVARFFVASKSRSCIVRSLLFWINLDSADSRISVLFQCFFCIDIWTV, encoded by the coding sequence ATGCGTAGTAACAATTCCTCACTAGTCCATTGTTGTTGGGTGTCCCCACCATCACTCACACGTCTACCAGCCTTCCCAAGCCCACGCATCCTATCTCCTTGCTATTGCTACAATAAACGGATTCGTCCTTTTCGCGGCTTAACCTCATATCGTCAAGCTTCCTACTCCTTGGGTTTTCCATTAGGTCTACTTGTATTCTTGCATAGTTTGATAGTTGCTCGTTTTTTCGTAGCATCAAAAAGCAGATCTTGTATCGTGAGAtcccttcttttttggataaaCTTGGATTCTGCGGATTCCCGGATTAGTGTTCTCTTTCAGTGCTTCTTTTGTATTGATATTTGGACCGTGTag
- a CDS encoding uncharacterized protein (Schizosaccharomyces pombe specific protein): MHSVCSIFLSCSHRVIQAKHPPFPLFHSYFHIPDFLSFVFPFVASPPLAFARRKLDHVPKKFARSIGPFLLIVFLFFNLFPTFFFLPFFPDTTKRPNLAD; encoded by the coding sequence atgcaTTCCGTTTGCAGCATATTCTTATCATGTTCTCATAGAGTAATCCAAGCCAAGCATCCTCCGTTTCCACTTTTCCATTCCTACTTTCATATTCCTGActtcctttcttttgtgTTCCCGTTTGTCGCATCCCCTCCATTGGCTTTTGCCCGTCGGAAACTTGACCACgtgccaaaaaaatttgcgCGCTCAATTGGCCCTTTTCTTCTCattgtatttttgttttttaatcttttcccgacatttttcttcttgcCATTCTTTCCCGACACAACCAAACGACCAAACTTGGCCGACTGA
- a CDS encoding nucleoside 2-deoxyribosyltransferase, whose product MTGTAKVSIPKAQPHKVPCVYLAGDLVFRPNAIELFDELKEICKDAGVQGVAPFDGQEGVEEMAPGAETSLKIAELDRKLMDRCDGGIFCLDPFRRAPDMDPGTAVELGYMAAQGKPLAGFTTDGRMYPEKVRSYRKQAWGDALKPRFTKGGSGSMEDADGLIVHSEGFLQNVMTEGFIRMSGGFVAVDFSIQEAFRTAIKDLAARLNSQH is encoded by the coding sequence ATGACTGGTACGGCAAAGGTCAGTATCCCTAAAGCGCAACCTCACAAGGTGCCCTGTGTGTACTTGGCAGGAGACCTCGTGTTTAGGCCTAATGCCATTGAGCTGTTTGATGAACTCAAGGAAATCTGCAAGGACGCAGGGGTGCAAGGAGTTGCACCGTTTGATGGCCAAGAAGGTGTGGAGGAGATGGCTCCTGGAGCGGAAACGAGTTTGAAGATTGCGGAACTCGATCGGAAATTGATGGATCGTTGCGATGGAGGGATTTTCTGCCTTGATCCATTTCGACGTGCCCCAGACATGGATCCAGGCACGGCAGTGGAGCTTGGGTACATGGCCGCTCAAGGAAAACCGTTGGCCGGCTTCACGACCGATGGCCGTATGTATCCAGAAAAAGTCAGGTCGTACCGAAAACAGGCATGGGGCGACGCTTTGAAGCCTCGATTCACCAAAGGCGGTAGTGGTAGCATGGAAGATGCAGACGGCTTGATCGTACACTCTGAGGGATTCTTGCAAAACGTGATGACTGAGGGATTTATCAGAATGTCAGGAGGTTTTGTCGCCGTCGATTTTAGCATTCAAGAAGCCTTTCGAACTGCCATTAAGGATCTAGCTGCCAGATTGAACAGTCAGCATTAG
- a CDS encoding uncharacterized protein (Schizosaccharomyces pombe specific protein) — protein sequence MSHLFILSCSVYDFSSILLHQYFTQFFVLRYASPSMHLDWRFPSLRIHSYPKDQSTHAWKMHCMPTEIIAYQPIPVFQRLLHSNDIYFPYFQTRYTTLIMFNTVCSSSPNPVFTLTKVIARKKGKHWIGSPCHSAESS from the coding sequence ATGTCTCATCTATTCATTCTCTCTTGCTCTGTCTACGATTTTTCATCTATCCTATTGCATCAATATTTCACCCAATTTTTCGTACTACGCTATGCATCCCCATCAATGCATCTTGACTGGCGATTTCCGTCTCTAAGAATCCATTCATATCCCAAAGACCAATCCACACATGCTTGGAAGATGCATTGCATGCCTACGGAAATCATTGCATATCAGCCAATTCCAGTTTTCCAACGATTACTGCACTCTAACGATATCtattttccttattttcAGACACGGTATACAACCTTAATTATGTTTAATACGGTCTGCTCGTCATCACCAAATCctgtttttactttaaCGAAGGTTATCGCACGCAAAAAAGGTAAACATTGGATTGGCTCGCCATGTCATTCCGCGGAGAGCTCATGA
- the cyc1 gene encoding cytochrome c, with the protein MPYAPGDEKKGASLFKTRCAQCHTVEKGGANKVGPNLHGVFGRKTGQAEGFSYTEANRDKGITWDEETLFAYLENPKKYIPGTKMAFAGFKKPADRNNVITYLKKATSE; encoded by the coding sequence ATGCCTTACGCTCCTGGAGACGAAAAGAAGGGTGCTTCCCTGTTCAAGACTCGTTGCGCTCAATGTCATACCGTTGAAAAAGGCGGCGCCAACAAGGTCGGTCCCAATTTGCACGGTGTATTTGGCCGTAAGACCGGTCAAGCTGAGGGTTTCTCTTACACCGAAGCCAATCGCGATAAGGGTATTACTTGGGATGAAGAAACTCTTTTCGCCTACCTCGAAAACCCCAAGAAGTATATCCCCGGTACTAAGATGGCCTTTGCTGGCTTCAAGAAACCGGCTGATCGTAACAACGTCATTACGTATTTGAAGAAGGCCACCTCTGAGTAA
- the lto1 gene encoding ribosome biogenesis protein Lto1 — protein sequence MDWEEVTKLEENEYKRGYDEGILKGIEQGYEEAFLFGLEHAYNKYLLAGEIYGRVCFWLKEENSQHPKIKKAHRHLEQLKSLLESLPTNNELEETDAGFDSYWNKITAKAKVVSSLLGTKILPAEKIDANDGFE from the coding sequence ATGGACTGGGAGGAAGTGACCAAattggaagaaaatgagTACAAACGTGGTTATGATGAAGGAATTTTAAAGGGAATTGAGCAAGGGTATGAGGAAgcatttttgtttggacTCGAGCATGCTTATAACAAATATTTACTGGCGGGTGAAATTTATGGACGCGTGTGTTTTTGgttgaaagaagaaaattcacAACATcctaaaattaaaaaggcACATAGGCATTTAGAACAGTTGAAATCGTTATTAGAGTCGTTGCCCACCAACAATGAACTGGAGGAGACCGATGCTGGGTTTGACTCTTACTGGAACAAAATTACAGCCAAAGCCAAAGTGGTATCGAGTCTTTTAGGAACTAAGATTCTTCCCgctgaaaaaattgatgctAATGATGGCTTTGAGTAA
- the gst1 gene encoding glutathione S-transferase Gst1, translating into MAQFTLWSHAHGPNPWKVVQALKELDLTYETRYVNFSKNEQKSPEHLALNPNGRVPTLIDHHNNDYTIWESDAILIYLADKYDTERKISLPRDHPEYYKVIQYLFFQASGQGIIWGQAGWFSVYHQELVISAITRYRNEIKRVLGVLEDILKDRDYLVANRFTIADLSFISWNNFLEIIFAEGKFSIEEEVPQLDFEKEFPRTYSWHQRLLARPASKATFEERSKALDN; encoded by the coding sequence ATGGCTCAATTCACTTTATGGTCGCATGCTCATGGTCCTAATCCATGGAAGGTGGTTCAAGCGCTGAAGGAGTTGGACCTTACCTATGAAACCAGATAtgtgaatttttcaaaaaatgagcAGAAATCCCCCGAACACTTAGCCTTAAACCCTAACGGTAGAGTACCTACCTTGATTGATCACCACAATAACGATTATACCATTTGGGAATCTGATGCCATTTTAATCTATTTAGCTGACAAATATGATACGGAAAGGAAGATATCTTTGCCTCGTGACCATCCTGAATACTACAAAGTTatacaatatttattttttcaagcttcTGGCCAAGGCATCATTTGGGGACAGGCTGGATGGTTTAGCGTCTATCATCAGGAGCTAGTCATATCTGCCATTACCCGTTATAGGAATGAAATCAAACGTGTTCTAGGAGTCCTCGAAGATATCCTTAAAGACCGTGATTATCTCGTGGCCAACCGGTTCACAATTGCTGACTTATCATTCATTTCATGGAATAACTTCcttgaaattatttttgcaGAAGGAAAGTTTTCAATCGAGGAAGAAGTGCCTCAGCTCgactttgaaaaagagtTTCCTAGAACTTATTCCTGGCATCAAAGACTTCTTGCCAGACCTGCTAGCAAGGCTACCTTCGAAGAAAGATCAAAGGCTTTGGATAATTAA
- a CDS encoding uncharacterized protein (Schizosaccharomyces pombe specific protein), with the protein MHSSRRKYNDMWTARLLIRSDQKEEKYPSFKKNAGKAINAHLIPKLSPKMNIMRSSCGRQEISQFQTKIRLFFLPHSCGVNDVTDLGGKDDELVGKRKKWKTEVRIETSMAECNGGKDFTEMTRIYLSIRKNFFQICLKTHSPQLPLGR; encoded by the coding sequence ATGCATTCTAGCAGACGGAAATACAACGATATGTGGACAGCACGACTTTTGATCCGTTCGGATCAAAAGGAAGAGAAATATCCATCTTTCAAGAAGAATGCAGGAAAAGCAATAAATGCCCATTTGATTCCTAAATTATCCCCAAAAATGAACATTATGAGATCTTCTTGTGGGAGACAGGAAATTTCGCAATTCCAAACGAAAATTCggctcttttttttacccCACAGTTGCGGGGTAAATGATGTAACGGACCTTGGGGGAAAGGATGATGAGTTAGTTGGGAAGCggaaaaaatggaaaacgGAAGTAAGAATAGAAACCAGTATGGCTGAGTGCAATGGCGGAAAAGATTTTACAGAGATGACAAGAATCTATTTATCTATAaggaaaaactttttccaaatttgtCTAAAAACGCATTCTCCTCAATTGCCTCTAGGTAGATGA
- the inv1 gene encoding external invertase, beta-fructofuranosidase Inv1 has protein sequence MFLKYILASGICLVSLLSSTNAAPRHLYVKRYPVIYNASNITEVSNSTTVPPPPFVNTTAPNGTCLGNYNEYLPSGYYNATDRPKIHFTPSSGFMNDPNGLVYTGGVYHMFFQYSPKTLTAGEVHWGHTVSKDLIHWENYPIAIYPDEHENGVLSLPFSGSAVVDVHNSSGLFSNDTIPEERIVLIYTDHWTGVAERQAIAYTTDGGYTFKKYSGNPVLDINSLQFRDPKVIWDFDANRWVMIVAMSQNYGIAFYSSYDLIHWTELSVFSTSGYLGLQYECPGMARVPVEGTDEYKWVLFISINPGAPLGGSVVQYFVGDWNGTNFVPDDGQTRFVDLGKDFYASALYHSSSANADVIGVGWASNWQYTNQAPTQVFRSAMTVARKFTLRDVPQNPMTNLTSLIQTPLNVSLLRDETLFTAPVINSSSSLSGSPITLPSNTAFEFNVTLSINYTEGCTTGYCLGRIIIDSDDPYRLQSISVDVDFAASTLVINRAKAQMGWFNSLFTPSFANDIYIYGNVTLYGIVDNGLLELYVNNGEKTYTNDFFFLQGATPGQISFAAFQGVSFNNVTVTPLKTIWNC, from the coding sequence atgtttttgaaatatattttagcTAGTGGCATTTGCCTCGTCTCTCTCTTATCATCTACAAACGCGGCTCCCCGTCACTTATATGTAAAACGTTATCCTGTCATTTATAATGCTTCCAACATCACTGAAGTCAGCAATTCTACCACCGTTCCTCCTCCTCCATTCGTAAATACAACGGCCCCTAATGGGACTTGTTTGGGTAACTATAACGAGTATCTTCCTTCAGGATATTACAATGCTACCGATCGTCCcaaaattcattttacTCCTTCTTCCGGTTTCATGAATGATCCAAACGGATTGGTATATACTGGCGGCGTCTATCACATGTTCTTCCAATATTCACCAAAAACTCTAACAGCCGGCGAAGTTCATTGGGGTCACACAGTTTCCAAGGATTTAATCCATTGGGAGAATTATCCTATTGCCATCTACCCCGATGAACATGAAAACGGAGTTTTGTCCCTCCCATTTAGTGGCAGTGCAGTCGTCGATGTTCATAATTCTTCCGGTCTCTTTTCCAACGACACCATTCCGGAAGAGCgcattgttttaatttatacCGATCATTGGACTGGTGTTGCTGAGCGTCAGGCTATTGCGTATACCACTGATGGTGGATatactttcaaaaaatattcagGAAATCCCGTTCTTGACATTAATTCACTTCAATTCCGCGACCCCAAGGTAATATGGGATTTCGATGCTAATCGTTGGGTGATGATTGTAGCTATGTCTCAAAATTATGGAATTGCCTTTTATTCCTCCTATGACTTGATTCACTGGACCGAGTTATCTGTTTTCTCCACTTCTGGTTATTTGGGGTTGCAATATGAATGCCCTGGAATGGCTCGTGTGCCCGTTGAAGGCACCGATGAATACAAATGGGTACTCTTCATCTCCATCAATCCTGGCGCTCCATTGGGAGGATCCGTTGTCCAATACTTTGTTGGCGATTGGAATGGTACAAACTTCGTCCCCGATGATGGCCAAACTAGATTCGTAGACTTGGGTAAGGACTTTTACGCCAGCGCTTTGTATCACTCGTCTTCCGCCAATGCCGATGTTATTGGAGTTGGATGGGCTAGCAACTGGCAATACACCAACCAAGCTCCTACTCAAGTTTTCCGCAGTGCTATGACAGTTGCACGAAAATTCACTCTTCGCGACGTTCCTCAGAACCCCATGACCAACCTTACTTCTCTCATTCAAACCCCATTGAATGTTTCTCTCTTACGAGATGAAACACTATTTACCGCACCCGTTATCAATAGTTCAAGTAGTCTTTCGGGCTCTCCGATTACTCTTCCAAGCAATACCGCATTCGAGTTCAATGTCACACTCAGTATCAATTACACAGAAGGCTGCACAACAGGATATTGTCTGGGGCGTATTATCATTGATTCTGATGATCCATACAGATTACAATCCATCTCCGTGGACGTTGATTTTGCAGCTAGCACTTTAGTCATTAATCGTGCCAAAGCTCAGATGGGATGGTTTAATTCACTTTTCACGCCTTCTTTTGCCAACgatatttacatttatgGAAACGTAACTTTGTATGGTATTGTTGACAATGGATTGCTTGAACTGTATGTCAATAATGGCGAAAAAACTTACACTAATgactttttcttccttcaaGGAGCAACACCTGGACAGATCAGCTTCGCTGCTTTCCAAGGCgtttctttcaataatgTTACCGTTACGCCATTAAAGACTATCTGGAATTgctaa